One window of Branchiostoma lanceolatum isolate klBraLanc5 chromosome 6, klBraLanc5.hap2, whole genome shotgun sequence genomic DNA carries:
- the LOC136436631 gene encoding zinc finger CCHC domain-containing protein 10-like: protein MASPIQKYVLEKKAAENKQNVRCQKCLELGHWTYECTGKRKYTHRPSRTVEMKKKLKANEQQKLAIMPPEGAASKKEKVKKKKKTKSSSSSDSSSDSDSSSDSSSDSSSDSDSSSSSSSSSSSSSEEEKKKKRKRKRRRKE, encoded by the exons ATGGCCTCTCCCATTCAAAAATATGTTCTGGAGAAAAAAGC TGCAGAGAACAAACAGAACGTGCGGTGCCAGAAATGCCTGGAGCTGGGACACTGGACTTACGAGTGCACGGGGAAGAGGAAATACACCCACCGACCGTCCCGCACCGTGGAGATGAAGAAAAAACTCAAGGCCAATGAACAACAGAAACTGGCTATCAT GCCACCAGAGGGAGCTGCTAGTAAAAAGGAGAaagtgaaaaagaagaaaaa GACTAAGAGCTCCAGCAGCAGTGACAGCTCATCTGACAGTGACTCGTCATCAGACTCATCCTCTGACTCCAGTTCGGACTCTGACTCCAGCTCCAGTAGCAGCTCAAGCAGCAGCTCTAGTAgtgaggaggagaagaagaagaaaagaaaaaggaagagaagaaggaaGGAATAG